One Sander vitreus isolate 19-12246 chromosome 23, sanVit1, whole genome shotgun sequence DNA window includes the following coding sequences:
- the LOC144512071 gene encoding proline-rich protein 5-like — protein MEREGSLRRSLHSKLRLASNSSSSLTDLSQAKSQGGGGGDKGGTTGGLAEECSRDRGTQQRRAGTNATWNSIHNAVISVFQRKDLGENELYALNEGVRQLLKTELGSFFTEYLQNQLLTKGMVILRDKIRFYEGQKLLDSLADTWDFFFCDVLSMLQAIFYPVQGKEPSVRQLALLHFRNIITLNLKLDEALSRPRARVPPSIIQMLLILQGVHESKGVTDDYLRLESLIQKVVSPYLGTHGLYSRDGSSNSHCSSCLLEKRLQRSWSSKPSSSPNPKNPVVRSKSYNVPMLTPVVEYDVDNSTGGGTGIRRHSVSEVTSCLEESSSLDESTTTVTNNTSTSSLANHSPASTVSAALSDTVNSSQDPGPGVADSPAGPHPLQPQNHSSCILPEPSRGHNTHCTGSLVSDSPASSTVLAQDTSSSPSLSSSPEVMMDSVSEFLDSEPEHDGIFLDFSRRCSGGSDPQLRQQQAECGVTHTHTHI, from the exons ATGGAACGAGAGGGCTCGTTGAGGAg AAGTCTCCACAGCAAGCTGAGGTTGGCCAGCAACTCGTCCTCCAGTCTGACCGACCTCTCGCAGGCAAAATcccaaggaggaggaggaggggataaGGGAGGAACAACTGGAGGACTGGCTGAGGAGTGCAGCAGGGACAGAGGGACCCAGCAGAGGAGGGCCGGGACCAACGCCACCTGGAACAG CATCCACAATGCAGTGATATCAGTTTTCCAGAGGAAGGATCTGGGGGAAAATGAACTCTACGCTTTGAATGAAGGTGTCAG GCAGCTGCTGAAGACAGAGCTGGGCTCCTTCTTCACTGAGTACCTTCAGAACCAGCTGCTCACTAAAGGCATGGTGATACTGAGAGACAAGATCCGCTTCTATGAAG GTCAGAAGTTGCTGGACTCCCTGGCTGACACATGGGACTTCTTCTTCTGTGATGTTCTGTCCATGCTGCAGGCCATCTTCTATCCtgtacag GGTAAGGAGCCATCAGTGCGTCAGTTGGCTCTCCTCCACTTCAGGAACATCATCACCCTCAACCTGAAACTGGACGAGGCTCTGTCTCGACCCCGAGCCAGAGTTCCCCCTTCTATCATACAGATGCTGCTAATTCTacag GGAGTCCATGAATCTAAAGGTGTAACTGACGACTACCTTCGTCTGGAGTCTCTCATCCAGAAGGTGGTCTCTCCCTACCTCGGGACTCATGGGTTATATTCCAGAGATGGATCTTCCAATTCGCACTGCTCTTCCTGCCTATTAG aaAAGCGTTTGCAGCGCTCCTGGTCCTCCAAACCAAGCAGCTCGCCGAACCCCAAGAACCCAGTGGTACGCTCTAAGAGCTACAACGTTCCCATGCTGACCCCTGTGGTGGAGTATGACGTTGACAACTCCACAGGAGGTGGCACAGGTATCAGACGACACTCCGTCTCTGAGGTGACTTCCTGCTTGGAGGAGAGCAGCTCTTTGGATGAATCCACCACCACTGTCACCAACAACACCAGCACATCCAGCCTCGCCAACCACTCTCCAGCTTCCACAGTCTCTGCTGCACTTTCAG ACACTGTGAACTCCAGCCAGGACCCTGGGCCCGGAGTCGCTGATAGCCCTGCAGGTCCCCACCCTCTCCAGCCACAGAATCACTCCTCCTGCATCCTCCCGGAGCCTTCCCGAGGCCacaacacacactgcacaggCTCGCTAGTGTCTGACTCCCCCGCTTCCTCTACAGTGCTGGCTCAAGACACAAGCTCCAGTCCCAGTCTTTCGTCCAGTCCGGAGGTCATGATGGACAGCGTCTCGGAGTTTTTGGACTCAGAGCCGGAGCACGACGGCATCTTCCTGGACTTCTCACGACGCTGTTCTGGAGGGTCAGACCCACAGCTGAGACAACAGCAGGCAGAGTGTGGTgtgacacacacgcatacacacatctAA